One genomic region from Athalia rosae chromosome 3, iyAthRosa1.1, whole genome shotgun sequence encodes:
- the LOC105690052 gene encoding leucine-rich repeat-containing protein 15-like isoform X2, translating into MRGKTRKKIAISMSTAKMSQHRRLGQLHLTLLAIGIASTLVESSLAESSGAHDSNSNSSLPVGCFADGLEFSLNLTGVGLKSLPEGFVENEYLTRLTLDDNQITSVSTKTFSSAPNISHLSLANNKLASLNLQPFSELENLKTLILNGNCKSRSTADHTGYTRYVYIKTRLYDAENSCSFQFDANLTSLERLIAEENSLQRLSFSSGKLPSLKYLHLANNQLVMDPDTTIGLSKSAPILSHVYLNRSGIIDFEASHLQNMTALYLDDNEIRSICNENCEASSLKLRQARKLETLSVARNHISKIEINAFNYTTDLTTLDLSGNKISDIREGTFDKLNNLRSLSLERNNIVKLGTFHIFRGLLNLKTLSLGRNNISSLGAGAFENLVALETLTLDNNGLSRIESGTFSNLTNLKRISLAGNQLSAIPEGSMPTGGTLVILDLDDNKFTSGGGKAAQT; encoded by the exons ATGCGgggaaaaacgaggaaaaagatTGCGATTTCA atgtCGACGGCAAAGATGTCGCAGCACCGACGTCTCGGGCAGCTGCATTTGACGTTGCTCGCGATCGGAATCGCGTCGACGCTCGTCGAATCATCGTTAGCGGAAAGCAGCGGCGCTCAcgattcgaattcaaattcGTCGTTGCCCGTCGGTTGTTTCGCGGATGGATTAGAATTTTCCTTGAACTTGACGGGCGTTGGACTGAAAAGTTTGCCGGAAGGATTCGTGGAAAACGAGTATCTCACACGCCTTACGTTGGACGACAACCAGATCACGTCCGTCTCGACGAAGACCTTTTCGTCGGCGCCGAATATCTCCCACCTCAGTTTGGCGAACAACAAACTCGCGAGTCTGAACCTCCAGCCGTTCTCGGaactcgaaaatttgaaaaccctGATTTTGAACGGAAATTGCAAGTCTCGCAGCACCGCCGATCACACCGGATACACCAGATACGTGTACATCAAAACGAGACTTTACGACGCCGAGAATTCCTGCAGCTTCCAGTTCGACGCAAATCTCACGAGCCTCGAGCGCCTCATCGCCGAAGAGAACAGTCTTCAAAGGCTTTCGTTCTCCTCCGGAAAACTTCCGTCGTTGAAATATCTGCATCTGGCCAACAATCAGCTCGTTATGGACCCCGACACAACGATCGGTTTGAGCAAAAGCGCGCCCATATTGTCCCACGTTTATTTGAACCGTTCTGGAATCATCGACTTCGAGGCGTCCCACTTGCAGAACATGACGGCCCTCTACCTCGACGACAACGAGATACGTTCGATCTGCAACGAGAACTGCGAGGCTTCGTCTTTGAAGTTGCGGCAAGCGCGCAAATTGGAGACTCTTTCCGTGGCTCGTAATCACATATCGAAGATAGAAATCAACGCTTTTAATTACACCACCGATTTAACGACGCTGGATTTATCGGGGAACAAGATCTCCGACATTCGTGAGGGGACTTTCGACAAACTCAACAATCTACGGTCGCTTTCCTTGGAGCGCAACAACATCGTGAAACTGGGCACGTTCCACATATTCAGAGGACtgttgaatttgaaaactctTTCTCTGGGGCGGAACAACATATCGAGTCTCGGTGCGGGAGCGTTCGAAAATCTCGTGGCTCTGGAAACGCTGACGCTGGACAACAACGGACTCTCCCGAATAGAGTCGGGGACTTTTTCTAACCTGACAAACCTGAAGAGGATCTCGCTGGCCGGAAATCAGCTGTCCGCGATCCCCGAGGGGTCCATGCCAACGGGTGGAACGCTCGTAATCCTGGACCTCGACGACAACAAGTTCACCTCG GGTGGAGGGAAGGCGGCACAGACATGA
- the LOC105690052 gene encoding leucine-rich repeat-containing protein 15-like isoform X1 codes for MRGKTRKKIAISMSTAKMSQHRRLGQLHLTLLAIGIASTLVESSLAESSGAHDSNSNSSLPVGCFADGLEFSLNLTGVGLKSLPEGFVENEYLTRLTLDDNQITSVSTKTFSSAPNISHLSLANNKLASLNLQPFSELENLKTLILNGNCKSRSTADHTGYTRYVYIKTRLYDAENSCSFQFDANLTSLERLIAEENSLQRLSFSSGKLPSLKYLHLANNQLVMDPDTTIGLSKSAPILSHVYLNRSGIIDFEASHLQNMTALYLDDNEIRSICNENCEASSLKLRQARKLETLSVARNHISKIEINAFNYTTDLTTLDLSGNKISDIREGTFDKLNNLRSLSLERNNIVKLGTFHIFRGLLNLKTLSLGRNNISSLGAGAFENLVALETLTLDNNGLSRIESGTFSNLTNLKRISLAGNQLSAIPEGSMPTGGTLVILDLDDNKFTSVEHISITNAPRMLSLSLKDNPLARMSSSWFATVPRNLDIVLGNSCYAELQNKSASHH; via the exons ATGCGgggaaaaacgaggaaaaagatTGCGATTTCA atgtCGACGGCAAAGATGTCGCAGCACCGACGTCTCGGGCAGCTGCATTTGACGTTGCTCGCGATCGGAATCGCGTCGACGCTCGTCGAATCATCGTTAGCGGAAAGCAGCGGCGCTCAcgattcgaattcaaattcGTCGTTGCCCGTCGGTTGTTTCGCGGATGGATTAGAATTTTCCTTGAACTTGACGGGCGTTGGACTGAAAAGTTTGCCGGAAGGATTCGTGGAAAACGAGTATCTCACACGCCTTACGTTGGACGACAACCAGATCACGTCCGTCTCGACGAAGACCTTTTCGTCGGCGCCGAATATCTCCCACCTCAGTTTGGCGAACAACAAACTCGCGAGTCTGAACCTCCAGCCGTTCTCGGaactcgaaaatttgaaaaccctGATTTTGAACGGAAATTGCAAGTCTCGCAGCACCGCCGATCACACCGGATACACCAGATACGTGTACATCAAAACGAGACTTTACGACGCCGAGAATTCCTGCAGCTTCCAGTTCGACGCAAATCTCACGAGCCTCGAGCGCCTCATCGCCGAAGAGAACAGTCTTCAAAGGCTTTCGTTCTCCTCCGGAAAACTTCCGTCGTTGAAATATCTGCATCTGGCCAACAATCAGCTCGTTATGGACCCCGACACAACGATCGGTTTGAGCAAAAGCGCGCCCATATTGTCCCACGTTTATTTGAACCGTTCTGGAATCATCGACTTCGAGGCGTCCCACTTGCAGAACATGACGGCCCTCTACCTCGACGACAACGAGATACGTTCGATCTGCAACGAGAACTGCGAGGCTTCGTCTTTGAAGTTGCGGCAAGCGCGCAAATTGGAGACTCTTTCCGTGGCTCGTAATCACATATCGAAGATAGAAATCAACGCTTTTAATTACACCACCGATTTAACGACGCTGGATTTATCGGGGAACAAGATCTCCGACATTCGTGAGGGGACTTTCGACAAACTCAACAATCTACGGTCGCTTTCCTTGGAGCGCAACAACATCGTGAAACTGGGCACGTTCCACATATTCAGAGGACtgttgaatttgaaaactctTTCTCTGGGGCGGAACAACATATCGAGTCTCGGTGCGGGAGCGTTCGAAAATCTCGTGGCTCTGGAAACGCTGACGCTGGACAACAACGGACTCTCCCGAATAGAGTCGGGGACTTTTTCTAACCTGACAAACCTGAAGAGGATCTCGCTGGCCGGAAATCAGCTGTCCGCGATCCCCGAGGGGTCCATGCCAACGGGTGGAACGCTCGTAATCCTGGACCTCGACGACAACAAGTTCACCTCGGTAGAACATATTTCCATTACGAACGCCCCTCGCATGCTCTCGCTATCGCTCAAGGACAATCCTCTCGCGAGGATGAGCTCTAGTTGGTTTGCCACGGTACCACGTAACCTCGACATTGTTCTGGGGAACTCATGCTATGCCGAACTTCAGAACAAATCCGCCTCGCATCATTAA